From one Chloroflexota bacterium genomic stretch:
- a CDS encoding M3 family oligoendopeptidase has product MPDFSALPRYAPRQWVPDRFDPSEPAQIETLYDQLAEQNLASPAALEQFLRRWSELTDAIQEVGIRCYIAMTCQTDDATAAEAYRQFVTGVAPLVKRRDNELEKMVLASPARSALPAARYAVFDREVTRRDEIYREANVALETEDELLAQEYTTLIGSLTVQFDGEERTLAQLYPVLEETDRARREAAWRAMNERRYREREKLDAILDRMIGLRETIACNAGFANFRDYKFAQLLRFDYTPADCFAFHDAVERHVVPLLRRIQAARRAQMGLGALRPWDTSADPLGRPPLRPFATARELIDGCARIFTQVDPALAAQFAQMDQRGVLDLENRKGKGPGGYQELLPESRVPFIFMNAVSTDGDVMTLLHEGGHAFNAFATQSEWLNTYRHPPMEFAEVASMSMELLGAPHIEAFYALADAQRSRTQHMESTVTVLSWIAIVDAFQHWLYTAPGHTHTERNAEWARLYARFGGEADWTGLEAYRDSMWHRQLHIFEVPFYYIEYGIAQLGALQIWRNMRQDRAAAIAAYRRALALGGSRTLPEIYATAGIEFKFDAGTVAPLMELVAKELGI; this is encoded by the coding sequence CTGCCGCGCTACGCGCCCCGCCAGTGGGTGCCCGACCGCTTCGACCCGTCCGAGCCGGCGCAGATCGAAACGCTGTACGACCAGCTCGCCGAGCAGAACCTGGCCTCCCCGGCCGCGCTCGAGCAGTTTCTGCGCCGCTGGAGCGAGTTGACCGATGCGATCCAGGAAGTCGGCATCCGGTGCTATATCGCCATGACCTGCCAGACCGACGACGCGACTGCCGCCGAGGCGTACCGCCAGTTTGTCACCGGCGTCGCCCCGCTCGTCAAGCGGCGCGACAACGAACTGGAGAAGATGGTCCTCGCCTCGCCCGCGCGCAGCGCGCTGCCGGCGGCGCGCTACGCCGTCTTCGACCGCGAGGTGACGCGGCGCGACGAGATCTACCGCGAGGCCAATGTCGCGCTGGAGACGGAAGACGAACTGCTGGCGCAAGAGTACACGACGCTGATCGGGTCGCTGACCGTGCAGTTCGACGGCGAGGAGCGCACGCTGGCGCAGTTGTATCCGGTGCTCGAAGAAACCGACCGGGCGCGGCGCGAGGCGGCCTGGCGCGCCATGAACGAGCGGCGCTACCGGGAGCGCGAGAAGCTCGACGCCATCCTGGACCGCATGATCGGCCTGCGCGAGACGATCGCGTGCAACGCCGGCTTCGCCAACTTCCGCGACTACAAATTTGCGCAGTTGCTGCGCTTCGACTACACGCCGGCCGACTGCTTCGCCTTCCATGACGCGGTCGAGCGCCACGTCGTGCCCCTGCTGCGGCGCATCCAGGCCGCGCGCCGCGCGCAAATGGGGTTGGGCGCCCTGCGCCCCTGGGACACATCGGCCGACCCGCTCGGCCGGCCGCCGCTGCGCCCGTTCGCGACCGCCCGCGAGTTGATCGACGGCTGCGCGCGCATCTTCACGCAGGTCGACCCGGCGCTGGCGGCGCAGTTCGCGCAGATGGACCAGCGCGGCGTGCTCGATCTGGAGAACCGCAAAGGCAAGGGACCGGGCGGCTACCAGGAGCTGCTGCCGGAGTCGCGCGTGCCGTTCATCTTCATGAATGCCGTCAGCACCGATGGCGACGTGATGACGCTGCTGCACGAGGGCGGCCATGCCTTCAACGCCTTCGCCACGCAGAGTGAATGGCTGAACACCTACCGCCACCCGCCGATGGAGTTTGCCGAGGTCGCCTCGATGAGCATGGAACTGCTCGGCGCGCCGCACATCGAGGCGTTCTACGCGCTGGCCGACGCGCAGCGCTCGCGCACGCAGCACATGGAAAGTACCGTGACGGTGCTCTCGTGGATCGCGATCGTGGATGCGTTCCAGCATTGGCTGTACACCGCACCGGGCCACACGCACACGGAACGCAACGCGGAGTGGGCGCGCCTTTACGCGCGCTTCGGCGGCGAGGCCGACTGGACTGGGCTGGAGGCGTACCGCGACAGCATGTGGCATCGCCAGTTGCACATCTTCGAGGTGCCATTCTACTACATCGAATACGGCATCGCGCAGTTGGGGGCGTTGCAGATCTGGCGCAACATGCGGCAGGACCGCGCCGCCGCGATCGCCGCCTACCGGCGCGCGCTGGCGCTGGGCGGCTCCCGGACCCTGCCGGAGATCTACGCCACGGCCGGCATCGAGTTCAAGTTCGACGCCGGCACCGTCGCGCCGCTGATGGAGCTCGTCGCGAAGGAACTGGGCATATAA
- a CDS encoding HAD-IB family phosphatase, with translation MPVVASDLEGTLSSGATWRGIGRYLEASGQSGAYRRFFFTRVPGIVAVRLGWMDRDKFGQSWLIDLVGLFKGSTPEQLAEMGEWVVENELWPKRRAAVIAELEAHRKEGRRVVLASGSYLPVLEAFARRLGAEAIATGFEMVDGRATGRLTGPMTVGPLKAERLRTALNGDALVAAYGDTAADVPMMQMSAAPVAVAPDEPLAAAAREHGWRVMAE, from the coding sequence ATGCCCGTCGTTGCATCGGACCTGGAAGGGACGCTGTCGAGCGGCGCCACCTGGCGCGGCATCGGCCGCTATCTGGAAGCGAGCGGCCAGTCCGGCGCGTACCGCCGCTTCTTCTTCACGCGCGTGCCGGGCATCGTCGCTGTCCGACTAGGCTGGATGGATCGCGACAAGTTCGGCCAGAGTTGGTTGATCGATCTGGTTGGGCTGTTTAAGGGCAGCACGCCGGAGCAGTTGGCCGAAATGGGCGAGTGGGTCGTCGAGAACGAACTGTGGCCGAAACGGCGCGCGGCCGTCATCGCCGAACTGGAGGCGCACCGGAAAGAAGGCCGCCGGGTCGTGCTGGCCTCCGGCTCGTACTTGCCCGTGCTGGAAGCGTTCGCCCGCCGGCTCGGGGCCGAGGCGATTGCGACCGGCTTCGAGATGGTCGATGGCCGCGCCACCGGCCGGCTGACCGGGCCGATGACGGTCGGCCCGCTGAAGGCCGAGCGCCTGCGCACCGCGCTGAACGGCGATGCGCTGGTCGCGGCGTACGGCGACACCGCCGCCGATGTGCCGATGATGCAAATGAGCGCCGCGCCGGTGGCGGTCGCGCCCGACGAGCCGCTGGCGGCCGCGGCGCGCGAGCACGGCTGGCGGGTGATGGCGGAGTAG
- a CDS encoding amidohydrolase, with amino-acid sequence MKIDMVLYNGNVHTMDPRRPRAQAIVIRNGEFVTAGMDKDLKDLIRPGVEAVDLKGRTVVPAFCDAHLHFASMSQAMQMVDHNDLPSLEEALKRVAERVAKTPAGQWVQGRGWDQTEWVENRYPTRQDLDRVAPNHPVALSRTDGHLLWCNSVAFQIAGINKDTADVPGGHIDRDESGEPTGILRESAMGLVRNFIPPTTREDALNAMKDGIAYAHKHGISSVHDMSNEGVFKDHLWAYQALKDRGALNLRVLAYIPDEDLDHAIALGLRTGLGDEWLRIGGIKLFSDGTLGSQTALMLSPFEGAPANTGIAVTPLEVLHDRMSRAIENGLATTIHAIGDRANREMLDIYEELRPTERQLRCRIEHCQTLDSADIGRFAKLGVIASMQPCHQPADMANADRFWGKERAARTYAFRTLLNSGAMLALGSDAPVEPLDMMPNIHAAVTRTKKDGTPPGGWHPEQKLTVEETVYGFTMGPAFASGEENIKGSISPRKLADLAVLNEDIFTIDPARITDVKVDLTMVGGKFVYERK; translated from the coding sequence ATGAAGATTGACATGGTGCTGTACAACGGCAACGTTCATACGATGGATCCACGCCGCCCGCGCGCGCAGGCGATCGTGATTCGCAACGGCGAGTTCGTCACGGCCGGCATGGACAAGGACCTCAAGGACCTGATCCGGCCCGGCGTCGAGGCGGTCGATCTGAAGGGGCGCACCGTGGTGCCGGCGTTTTGCGACGCGCACCTGCACTTCGCCTCGATGTCGCAGGCGATGCAGATGGTCGATCACAACGATCTGCCGTCGCTGGAGGAGGCGCTCAAGCGCGTCGCCGAGCGTGTCGCGAAGACGCCCGCCGGCCAGTGGGTTCAAGGGCGTGGCTGGGACCAGACCGAGTGGGTCGAGAACCGCTACCCGACGCGCCAGGACCTCGATCGCGTCGCGCCGAACCATCCGGTGGCACTGAGCCGCACGGACGGGCACCTGCTCTGGTGCAATTCGGTCGCATTCCAGATCGCGGGAATCAACAAAGACACGGCCGACGTGCCGGGCGGCCATATCGACCGCGACGAGTCGGGCGAGCCGACCGGCATCCTGCGCGAAAGCGCGATGGGACTGGTGCGCAACTTCATCCCGCCGACGACCCGCGAGGACGCGTTGAACGCCATGAAGGATGGCATTGCGTACGCGCACAAGCACGGCATCAGCAGCGTGCACGACATGTCGAACGAGGGCGTCTTCAAGGATCACCTCTGGGCGTACCAGGCGCTGAAGGACCGCGGCGCGCTGAACCTGCGCGTGCTGGCGTACATCCCGGACGAGGACCTGGACCACGCCATTGCACTCGGACTGCGCACCGGACTCGGCGACGAGTGGCTGCGTATCGGCGGCATCAAGCTGTTCTCCGACGGCACGCTCGGCTCGCAGACGGCGCTGATGCTGTCGCCGTTCGAGGGCGCGCCGGCCAATACCGGCATCGCCGTCACACCGCTGGAGGTCCTGCACGACCGCATGTCGCGCGCGATCGAAAACGGGCTGGCGACGACGATCCACGCGATCGGCGACCGCGCCAACCGCGAGATGCTTGACATCTACGAAGAACTGCGGCCGACCGAGCGCCAACTGCGCTGCCGCATCGAGCACTGCCAGACGCTGGACAGCGCGGACATCGGGCGCTTCGCCAAGCTGGGCGTCATCGCCTCGATGCAGCCGTGCCACCAGCCGGCCGACATGGCCAACGCCGACCGCTTCTGGGGCAAGGAGCGCGCCGCGCGCACATACGCGTTCCGTACGCTGCTGAACTCGGGCGCGATGCTGGCGCTCGGCTCCGACGCGCCGGTCGAGCCGCTCGACATGATGCCGAACATCCACGCCGCCGTCACCCGCACGAAGAAGGACGGCACGCCGCCGGGCGGCTGGCACCCGGAGCAGAAGCTGACCGTCGAGGAGACGGTGTACGGCTTTACGATGGGCCCGGCGTTCGCCTCCGGCGAAGAGAACATCAAAGGCTCGATCTCGCCGCGCAAGCTGGCCGACCTGGCCGTGCTGAACGAGGACATCTTCACGATCGACCCGGCGCGCATCACCGACGTCAAGGTGGACCTGACGATGGTCGGCGGCAAGTTCGTCTACGAGCGGAAGTAA
- a CDS encoding NAD-dependent epimerase/dehydratase family protein translates to MSLCLVTGAAGFVGSTLSERLLTDGHTVVGIDCFTDYYARDVKESNLATLRRHPRFTLIERNLATGDLSDVIDGVDAVFHQAGQPGVLPSWGRLFDQYVTNNIIATQRLLEALKGRPLQRFVFASSSTVYGETPDLPVRETSLPRPIVPYGVTKLAAEHLVNMYHLNFGLPAVILRYFSVYGPRQRPDMALHKFINAIARGETIQIRGDGEQTRDATYVDDIVEANVLALRAGDGVLGSVFNIGGGESASVNQIIQHMEQIIERAAVTTHVPTQPGELRHQWANTSRAHDALGFAPHMPFSQGLRHQIEWQIGGGQ, encoded by the coding sequence ATGTCCTTATGTCTCGTAACCGGCGCGGCTGGCTTTGTCGGCTCGACGCTATCTGAGCGGCTGCTTACCGACGGCCACACCGTCGTCGGCATCGATTGCTTCACTGACTATTACGCACGCGACGTCAAAGAGAGCAACCTTGCGACGCTGCGCCGACACCCGCGTTTCACGCTGATCGAGCGAAACCTCGCGACCGGCGACCTCTCGGACGTCATCGACGGCGTTGATGCCGTGTTTCACCAGGCCGGCCAGCCCGGCGTCCTGCCCTCCTGGGGCCGGCTGTTCGACCAGTACGTGACCAACAACATCATCGCGACACAGCGCTTGCTCGAAGCGCTCAAGGGGCGGCCGCTGCAGCGCTTCGTTTTCGCCTCGTCGTCCACCGTGTACGGCGAAACGCCCGACCTGCCGGTGCGCGAGACCTCCCTGCCGCGCCCGATCGTGCCGTACGGCGTCACCAAGCTGGCCGCCGAGCACCTGGTCAATATGTACCACCTCAACTTCGGGCTGCCGGCCGTGATCCTGCGCTACTTCAGCGTGTACGGCCCGCGCCAGCGGCCCGACATGGCGCTCCACAAGTTCATCAATGCCATCGCGCGCGGCGAGACGATCCAGATTCGCGGCGACGGCGAGCAGACGCGCGATGCGACGTACGTGGACGACATCGTCGAGGCGAACGTGCTGGCACTGCGCGCCGGCGACGGCGTGCTCGGCAGCGTGTTCAACATCGGCGGCGGCGAAAGCGCCAGCGTGAACCAGATCATTCAGCACATGGAGCAGATCATCGAGCGCGCCGCCGTGACGACCCATGTGCCGACGCAGCCCGGTGAACTGCGCCACCAGTGGGCCAATACGAGCCGCGCGCACGACGCGCTCGGCTTTGCGCCGCACATGCCGTTCAGTCAGGGCTTGCGCCACCAGATCGAATGGCAAATCGGCGGCGGCCAATGA
- a CDS encoding EamA family transporter has protein sequence MSATDPSLTRVFIILAINIVSSVSGQLLLKLGMRNAGGFSLDAIAQDPLVILRIVFNPFVFVGLVLYVVNVFLWLDVISRADLSFVYPFLSLSYAAVVIASWLILGEQMSWIRLVGVAVVTVGVYLISRS, from the coding sequence ATGAGCGCAACGGATCCATCGCTGACGCGCGTCTTCATCATTCTTGCGATCAACATCGTTTCGAGCGTCAGCGGCCAGTTGCTGCTCAAGCTCGGTATGCGCAATGCCGGCGGGTTTTCGCTGGATGCCATCGCGCAGGACCCGCTGGTCATTCTGCGCATCGTGTTTAACCCGTTCGTCTTCGTCGGTCTGGTGCTGTACGTGGTGAACGTCTTCCTCTGGCTCGACGTCATCTCGCGCGCCGACCTGTCCTTCGTCTACCCCTTCCTGAGCCTCTCGTACGCCGCTGTCGTCATCGCCTCGTGGCTGATCCTCGGCGAGCAGATGTCGTGGATCCGGCTCGTCGGCGTCGCGGTTGTGACCGTCGGCGTCTATCTCATCTCCCGCAGTTAG
- a CDS encoding S8 family serine peptidase, translating to MNRRLSRVLVALLPLLLLCAALLDPRGPATSAAPAGAPFPDSARKLEPALRKQLLQTKGGRVPFVAHFSARASLVPATTGGRAPRAASVVSALQIAADRAQVNARALLAARQTSGQAGPPRVLWIANALAGEADRDTILALAALSEVSVVRADHVRQLVDGVLTAADDAPPAAPAAASAAEWNLQLIGADRVWSAFGIDGSGVVIANLDTGVDWQHPALQTRYRGYRGSGPAVHTGNWFDATGSGYLYPGDGYGHGTHTMGTLVGGAPGDTIGVAPGAKWIAAKIFDNSGRGLDSWIHAGFQWVIAPGGDPALAPDIVSNSWGTDNGFDTVFQDDVRAVRAAGIVQVFSNGNNGVMGLGTVGAPASYPESFGVGATDSADQVAYFSSRGPSPIDGHIKPDVSAPGVGVRSSVPGGGYQLMSGTSMAAPHVAGLAALLRQAQPSLTVDGTYYLITSTALPLTTSVPNNNTGWGRVDAFQAVLQATAYGTLSGTITAEGAPLAGAQIVATDRLSRTATASSGPDGVYRLPLAPGDYWVSVFAYGFAPALNNALAITTAQATTLDATLLRLPSGVVRGRLTDVASSQPISASVQASGTPATTTAGADGFYTLTLPVGDYTLRTSAWAHRALTATVSLTANALLTVDFALASAPTILLVDSGAWYMGSQIQYYRDALDALGYPYAVHAIGDPLHGAPATTTLQAYDIVVWSAPFDSPDYIGAGQTLIEYFNYGGRMLLSGQDIAFWDAGPGFAGYDYFPYRLHGQFAADAVATTHVAGISGEALQGITFTLNTTDSAHNQGSTDAVQPLDATARPLARYATGDIAGLVVDTCVPYRAAYLSFGFEGAGPAATRQAALQQLINWLTAAPAVHGLSVTDDASIAVGVPGATVTHAVSVRNTGIVSDAFDLALSGQAWPTALWSGGAPLGSPLTLGACEIRALELRTTIPTDAARNTSDQAQLAVQAQGDPSVAQTRTVTSKTPAPLLLVDDDRWYEQEQKYTATLAAAGIAYDVFDTRGGPGPSTATMQMYPLVVWFTGYDWFDPLSANDEAVLAAYLNAGGRLFFTSQDYLDVRYGQSSFAPSYLGVLSYTNDVTVTSVGGARYSPIADGLGPYTLTFPFNNFSDYVLPTVTATAAYLGNGAQPSAVTVRQPNGVWKTAYFAFPFETLPVAARPVVLGRVAGWLGPLGDSAVIAPSSVLTGAAFTYQLSLTTSNAAFGAGARVTVTLPASVTLLSLGDPSLAYDAPSRSIRWSGMVTAAPPLTWTVQLDPAAADPFYAQYEVADVDEGFVLVRRAWTFVERAKLYLPLIRQ from the coding sequence GTGAACCGCCGACTATCGCGCGTGCTGGTCGCGCTGCTGCCCCTGTTGCTGCTCTGCGCGGCCCTGCTCGACCCGCGTGGGCCGGCCACCAGCGCCGCGCCCGCCGGCGCGCCGTTCCCCGACAGCGCGCGCAAGCTCGAGCCGGCGCTTCGCAAACAACTGCTGCAAACCAAAGGCGGTCGCGTGCCATTTGTGGCGCATTTCTCGGCGCGCGCCAGCCTGGTGCCGGCGACGACGGGCGGGCGCGCCCCGCGCGCGGCGTCGGTCGTGTCGGCGCTGCAAATTGCCGCCGACCGGGCGCAGGTCAACGCGCGCGCGCTGCTCGCGGCGCGACAGACATCCGGGCAGGCCGGGCCGCCGCGCGTGCTCTGGATTGCGAACGCGCTGGCCGGCGAAGCCGACCGCGATACGATTCTCGCGCTGGCTGCCCTGTCGGAGGTGTCGGTTGTGCGCGCCGATCACGTGCGGCAACTGGTCGACGGCGTGCTCACGGCAGCGGACGATGCGCCGCCCGCCGCCCCGGCTGCCGCCTCTGCCGCCGAGTGGAACCTCCAGTTGATCGGCGCCGACCGCGTCTGGAGCGCGTTCGGCATCGACGGTTCCGGCGTCGTCATCGCCAATCTCGACACCGGCGTGGACTGGCAACACCCGGCGCTGCAGACGCGCTACCGCGGTTATCGCGGCAGCGGCCCGGCGGTGCACACCGGCAACTGGTTCGACGCCACCGGCAGCGGCTACCTTTACCCCGGCGACGGTTACGGCCACGGCACACACACGATGGGCACGCTCGTCGGCGGCGCGCCCGGCGACACAATCGGCGTGGCGCCCGGCGCGAAGTGGATCGCCGCGAAGATCTTCGACAACAGCGGGCGCGGGCTCGACTCGTGGATTCACGCCGGCTTCCAGTGGGTCATTGCGCCCGGAGGCGACCCGGCGCTGGCGCCGGATATCGTCTCGAACTCATGGGGCACCGACAACGGCTTCGACACCGTCTTCCAGGACGATGTGCGGGCCGTGCGCGCGGCCGGCATCGTGCAGGTCTTCTCCAACGGCAACAACGGCGTCATGGGCTTGGGCACGGTTGGCGCGCCCGCTTCGTACCCCGAGTCGTTCGGCGTCGGCGCGACCGACAGCGCCGACCAGGTGGCCTACTTCTCGTCGCGCGGCCCGTCGCCGATCGATGGTCACATCAAGCCGGATGTGTCGGCCCCCGGCGTCGGTGTGCGCTCCAGCGTCCCCGGCGGTGGTTACCAATTGATGAGCGGCACCTCGATGGCCGCGCCGCATGTGGCGGGCCTGGCCGCGCTGCTCCGGCAGGCGCAGCCCAGCCTGACGGTCGATGGCACATACTATCTGATCACATCCACGGCCCTGCCGCTGACGACGAGCGTGCCGAACAACAATACCGGCTGGGGCCGCGTGGACGCCTTCCAGGCGGTTTTGCAGGCGACGGCCTACGGCACGCTGAGCGGCACGATCACGGCCGAAGGCGCACCACTGGCCGGCGCGCAGATCGTCGCGACCGACCGCCTGAGCCGCACCGCGACGGCGAGCAGCGGCCCCGACGGCGTATACCGCCTACCGCTGGCGCCGGGCGACTACTGGGTTTCGGTGTTTGCATACGGCTTTGCGCCAGCGCTCAACAACGCGCTTGCGATCACGACCGCGCAGGCCACGACACTCGACGCGACGCTGCTGCGCCTGCCGTCCGGCGTCGTGCGCGGGCGCCTGACCGACGTAGCGAGCAGCCAACCGATCAGCGCCAGCGTGCAGGCATCCGGCACGCCGGCCACGACGACCGCCGGCGCCGATGGCTTCTACACATTGACCCTGCCGGTCGGCGACTACACGCTGCGCACATCGGCCTGGGCCCACCGCGCGCTGACGGCGACGGTCAGCCTGACGGCCAACGCGCTGCTCACGGTCGATTTCGCGCTGGCGTCCGCCCCGACCATCCTGCTGGTGGACAGTGGCGCGTGGTACATGGGCAGCCAGATCCAGTACTATCGCGATGCGCTCGACGCGCTCGGTTATCCATACGCCGTGCACGCTATCGGCGATCCGCTGCACGGCGCGCCGGCCACGACGACCCTGCAGGCGTATGACATCGTGGTCTGGTCGGCGCCGTTCGATTCGCCGGACTATATCGGCGCGGGGCAGACGCTGATCGAGTACTTCAACTACGGCGGGCGGATGCTGCTATCGGGGCAGGACATCGCCTTCTGGGACGCCGGGCCGGGCTTCGCCGGCTACGACTACTTCCCGTATCGGCTGCATGGGCAGTTTGCGGCCGATGCCGTGGCCACTACCCACGTCGCAGGCATAAGCGGGGAAGCGCTGCAGGGCATCACGTTCACGCTCAACACGACCGACAGCGCGCACAACCAGGGCTCCACGGACGCCGTCCAGCCGCTCGACGCCACGGCGCGGCCGCTGGCGCGCTATGCCACCGGCGATATCGCCGGGCTGGTCGTGGACACCTGTGTGCCGTACCGCGCGGCGTACTTGTCGTTCGGATTCGAGGGTGCGGGCCCGGCCGCCACGCGCCAGGCTGCGCTGCAGCAGCTCATCAACTGGCTGACGGCAGCGCCGGCCGTGCACGGCCTGAGCGTGACCGACGACGCGTCGATCGCCGTCGGCGTGCCGGGCGCCACCGTGACGCATGCCGTGAGCGTGCGCAATACCGGCATCGTGTCCGATGCATTCGACCTCGCGCTATCCGGCCAGGCGTGGCCGACCGCGCTCTGGAGCGGCGGCGCGCCGCTTGGATCGCCGCTGACGCTGGGCGCGTGCGAAATACGCGCGCTGGAACTGCGCACGACGATTCCGACCGACGCCGCGCGCAACACATCGGATCAGGCGCAACTGGCCGTGCAGGCGCAGGGCGATCCGAGCGTGGCGCAGACACGCACCGTTACCAGCAAGACGCCCGCGCCGCTGCTGCTGGTGGACGACGACCGCTGGTACGAGCAGGAGCAGAAATACACCGCCACGCTGGCTGCGGCCGGCATCGCGTACGATGTTTTCGACACGCGCGGCGGACCGGGGCCGTCGACCGCGACGATGCAGATGTACCCGCTGGTCGTCTGGTTCACCGGCTACGACTGGTTCGACCCGCTGAGCGCGAACGACGAAGCAGTGCTGGCGGCCTATCTCAACGCTGGGGGACGATTGTTCTTCACGTCGCAGGACTATCTGGATGTGCGCTACGGGCAGTCGAGCTTTGCGCCGTCGTACCTCGGCGTGCTGTCGTACACCAACGACGTGACCGTCACCAGCGTTGGCGGTGCGCGGTACAGCCCGATCGCCGATGGGCTCGGCCCATACACGCTGACGTTCCCGTTCAACAATTTTAGCGACTACGTGCTGCCAACCGTGACGGCCACGGCCGCGTACCTCGGGAACGGCGCTCAGCCATCGGCCGTGACGGTGCGCCAGCCGAACGGCGTCTGGAAGACGGCGTATTTCGCCTTTCCATTTGAGACGCTGCCGGTGGCCGCCCGCCCGGTGGTGCTCGGCCGCGTTGCCGGCTGGCTCGGCCCGCTCGGCGACTCGGCGGTGATCGCGCCGAGCAGCGTGCTGACCGGCGCGGCGTTCACCTACCAACTGAGCCTGACGACGAGCAACGCGGCGTTTGGCGCGGGCGCGCGCGTCACGGTGACGCTGCCGGCCTCCGTGACGTTGCTCTCACTGGGTGATCCATCGCTGGCGTATGATGCGCCATCGCGCAGCATCCGCTGGAGCGGGATGGTGACTGCCGCGCCGCCGCTGACGTGGACGGTGCAGCTTGACCCGGCCGCGGCCGATCCGTTCTATGCGCAGTACGAGGTGGCGGATGTCGATGAGGGCTTCGTACTGGTGCGCCGCGCGTGGACGTTCGTGGAGCGCGCCAAACTGTACTTGCCGCTGATACGGCAGTAG